In Deltaproteobacteria bacterium, a single genomic region encodes these proteins:
- a CDS encoding NUDIX domain-containing protein, producing the protein MAERSEEVSAGGLVVRRGASGYEALIAEQVDRNSGRRTIRLPKGKIDPGETREEAALREVREEVGLSARIIAPLGDVSYVFYERRAGRQVAKRVHYYLMAHAAGEAHAADGEMARVLWCALAEAEARMSFDAEREIVARARALLESPEPPTL; encoded by the coding sequence GTGGCGGAGCGCAGCGAAGAAGTCAGCGCCGGCGGGCTCGTCGTGCGGCGCGGCGCCAGCGGTTACGAGGCGCTCATCGCCGAGCAAGTCGACCGCAACTCCGGGCGCCGCACGATTCGCCTGCCGAAGGGCAAGATCGACCCCGGCGAGACGCGGGAAGAGGCGGCGCTGCGCGAGGTGCGCGAGGAAGTCGGGCTCAGCGCCCGCATCATCGCGCCCCTCGGCGACGTCTCGTACGTGTTCTACGAGCGCCGGGCCGGGCGCCAGGTCGCGAAGCGCGTGCACTACTACCTGATGGCCCATGCCGCGGGCGAAGCGCACGCGGCCGACGGCGAGATGGCGCGCGTGTTGTGGTGCGCGCTCGCCGAAGCCGAGGCGCGCATGAGCTTCGACGCGGAGCGCGAGATCGTGGCGCGCGCACGTGCGCTGCTAGAGTCGCCAGAACCCCCGACACTCTGA
- a CDS encoding serine acetyltransferase, with product MAWTERVKGVVLHQRDRGALRSELPAIAERLLRFLAKVPLPEGVVAEAVAAEFVARLPQVRERLAEDLEAAFEGDPAAKSFAEILVAYPSIQAIAVYRLAHELVKLGAPQLPRIMAEYAHDRTGIDIHPGANIGRRIFIDHGTGVVIGESADIGDNVRIYQGVTLGAFSPRRGQTIRGTKRHPTLEDDVTIYAGATILGGETVIGRGTVISGNAVVTESVPPGSRVVPETQRLEVRQRGETKEPKQLNWEI from the coding sequence GTGGCGTGGACCGAGCGCGTGAAGGGCGTCGTGCTCCACCAGCGCGACCGCGGTGCGCTGCGTTCGGAGCTGCCCGCGATCGCCGAGCGGCTGCTGCGCTTCCTCGCGAAGGTGCCGCTGCCGGAAGGCGTGGTCGCGGAGGCGGTCGCAGCCGAGTTCGTCGCTCGCCTCCCCCAGGTGCGCGAGCGCCTGGCGGAAGACCTGGAGGCCGCGTTCGAGGGCGACCCGGCCGCGAAGAGCTTCGCGGAGATCCTGGTGGCGTATCCCTCGATCCAGGCGATCGCCGTGTACCGCCTCGCGCACGAGCTCGTGAAGCTCGGCGCACCGCAGCTGCCGCGCATCATGGCCGAGTACGCGCACGATCGAACCGGGATCGACATTCATCCCGGCGCGAACATCGGACGGCGCATTTTCATCGACCACGGCACCGGCGTCGTGATCGGCGAGAGCGCCGACATCGGCGACAACGTGCGCATCTATCAGGGCGTGACGCTCGGCGCGTTCTCGCCGCGCCGCGGTCAGACGATCCGCGGCACGAAGCGCCACCCGACGCTCGAGGACGACGTCACGATCTACGCGGGCGCCACGATCCTCGGCGGCGAGACCGTGATCGGGCGCGGCACGGTGATCAGCGGCAACGCGGTTGTGACGGAGTCGGTGCCGCCGGGCTCGCGGGTCGTGCCCGAAACGCAGCGGCTCGAAGTGCGGCAGCGTGGCGAGACGAAAGAGCCCAAACAGCTGAATTGGGAGATTTGA
- a CDS encoding cytochrome c-type biogenesis protein CcmH — MSRAGCGAHTRWVAQRMQPTPLRAAADPLGAIRLGVRSLAVLSFVLVAFFMSAPAIAQSEEGWGYALSNELMSPWCPGFSLPDCSSGYAQDLRMWILEQERLGRPEADVKAEILARYGEKMLQAPEAKGRGVLAYVIPGVVIALGLALIVTFLRRQGTPAQVPAAADASALSRVDAELAEYERKNPSA; from the coding sequence ATGTCGCGAGCGGGTTGCGGTGCTCACACGCGCTGGGTTGCACAGCGGATGCAGCCGACGCCGCTGCGCGCCGCGGCTGATCCGCTTGGCGCGATTCGGCTTGGGGTGCGCTCGCTCGCGGTCCTCTCGTTCGTGCTGGTTGCGTTTTTCATGAGTGCGCCCGCGATTGCGCAGTCCGAAGAAGGCTGGGGCTACGCGCTCTCGAACGAGCTGATGAGCCCGTGGTGCCCCGGCTTCTCCTTGCCCGATTGCAGCAGCGGCTACGCGCAAGACCTGCGTATGTGGATCCTCGAGCAGGAGCGGCTCGGGCGCCCCGAAGCCGACGTGAAGGCGGAGATCCTCGCGAGGTACGGCGAGAAGATGTTGCAGGCGCCCGAGGCGAAGGGTCGCGGCGTCCTCGCCTACGTGATCCCGGGCGTCGTGATTGCGCTCGGCCTCGCGCTGATCGTGACGTTCTTGCGACGCCAAGGAACGCCGGCGCAAGTGCCGGCCGCCGCGGATGCGAGCGCGCTCTCGCGCGTCGACGCGGAGCTCGCCGAGTACGAGCGCAAGAATCCGAGCGCATGA
- a CDS encoding cob(I)yrinic acid a,c-diamide adenosyltransferase: protein MKIYTRRGDSGETDLFAGGRVGKDDVRVEAYGAVDELLAVLGTAAADSQQADLRAFVAEIQSTLFSLGSYLATPDAERRAKSGIAEPAQAWVDALEAAIDRSEAELAPLKRFILPGGTRGAASFHHARVVCRRAERRCVTLHRAQPLSEVALRYLNRLSDLLFVLARVENKRAGVPDVEWAGLG from the coding sequence ATGAAGATCTACACGCGGCGCGGGGACTCGGGCGAGACGGATCTGTTCGCGGGCGGGCGCGTCGGCAAGGACGACGTGCGCGTCGAGGCGTACGGCGCCGTCGACGAGCTGCTCGCGGTGCTCGGGACTGCGGCGGCGGACTCGCAGCAGGCGGATCTGCGCGCATTCGTCGCCGAGATCCAGAGCACGCTGTTCTCGCTCGGCTCTTACCTCGCGACACCGGATGCAGAGCGCCGCGCGAAGAGCGGCATCGCCGAGCCCGCGCAGGCCTGGGTCGACGCGCTCGAAGCCGCGATCGATCGCAGCGAAGCGGAGCTCGCGCCGCTGAAGCGCTTCATCCTGCCCGGCGGCACGCGCGGCGCCGCGAGCTTTCACCACGCGCGCGTCGTCTGCCGCCGCGCCGAGCGCAGGTGCGTCACGCTGCACCGCGCGCAGCCGCTCAGCGAAGTGGCGCTGCGCTACCTGAACCGCCTCAGCGACTTGTTATTCGTGCTCGCGCGGGTGGAGAACAAGCGCGCGGGCGTGCCGGACGTGGAGTGGGCGGGGCTGGGGTGA
- the meaB gene encoding methylmalonyl Co-A mutase-associated GTPase MeaB, with product MTARLLARDRAAVAPALNLADDSRPEERAAARELLAALEARVLFGGAPRLGLTGAPGAGKSTLLDALVRAHRARGETVGIVAVDPSSQKSGGALLGDRVRVRSAANDSGVFFRSLAARESLGGLSDAARAAVTIMAAVFDVVIVETVGVGQSEGDVADLVDTLVFVAQPAAGDTVQFLKAGVLELPDIFAVGKADLGALAERTARELESALALGEKSDVAWIPPVVLLSARDGTGIDALEAAIAKHRAHLAGSALTANRRRGRDAWLRGMLARRYGSYGLAALGGASALAEKLAAAPEVSGFALAEELGAAIERALRGGAA from the coding sequence TTGACGGCGCGACTGCTCGCGCGCGACCGAGCCGCCGTCGCGCCTGCGCTGAATCTCGCGGACGACTCGCGGCCCGAAGAGCGCGCCGCCGCGCGCGAGCTGCTCGCGGCGCTCGAAGCGCGCGTGCTGTTCGGCGGCGCGCCGCGGCTCGGGCTCACCGGCGCGCCCGGCGCCGGCAAGTCCACGCTGCTCGACGCGCTCGTGCGCGCGCACCGCGCGCGCGGCGAAACGGTGGGGATCGTCGCGGTAGATCCTTCGAGCCAGAAGAGCGGCGGCGCGCTGCTCGGCGACCGCGTGCGCGTGCGCTCCGCCGCGAACGACTCCGGCGTTTTCTTCCGCTCGCTCGCGGCGCGCGAGTCATTAGGCGGACTCAGCGACGCCGCGCGCGCCGCGGTCACGATCATGGCCGCGGTGTTCGACGTGGTGATCGTCGAGACCGTGGGCGTGGGCCAGAGCGAGGGCGACGTCGCCGATCTCGTCGACACGCTCGTGTTCGTGGCGCAGCCCGCGGCGGGCGACACCGTGCAGTTCCTCAAGGCCGGAGTGCTCGAGCTCCCGGACATCTTCGCGGTCGGCAAAGCCGACCTCGGCGCGCTCGCCGAGCGCACCGCGCGCGAGCTCGAGAGTGCGCTCGCACTCGGCGAGAAGAGCGACGTCGCCTGGATCCCGCCGGTGGTGCTGCTGAGTGCACGCGACGGCACGGGCATCGACGCGCTCGAAGCCGCGATCGCGAAGCACCGCGCGCATCTCGCGGGCAGCGCACTCACCGCGAACCGCCGCCGCGGCCGCGACGCCTGGCTGCGCGGCATGCTCGCGCGCCGCTACGGCAGCTACGGCCTCGCCGCGCTCGGCGGCGCGAGCGCGCTCGCGGAGAAGCTCGCCGCCGCGCCCGAGGTGTCGGGCTTCGCGCTCGCGGAAGAGCTCGGCGCTGCAATCGAGCGCGCGCTGCGGGGAGGCGCGGCGTGA